A stretch of Paenibacillus antri DNA encodes these proteins:
- a CDS encoding DUF559 domain-containing protein, giving the protein MGDRFDQELEVYLEQQVKDSAGERRRRLTETKRHAEELFLRNVWWPMFGNFDRLHAEWEVPDFRQGFRYLDFAYMLPPLRIAIEIEGFGPHAKHADRRKFEDDHVRAAYLQAEGWKVMRFSYDTVNERPQLCRQILTLLIGKWSDIGKEDRLALTEREKAVIRLAVGRQHPITPGEVSESLDICVHTARRRLRELTAKGVFRVASGSSRARAYALRSEHERLFRGMEK; this is encoded by the coding sequence ATGGGGGATAGGTTCGATCAAGAGCTAGAGGTTTACTTGGAACAGCAGGTCAAGGATAGCGCCGGGGAGCGGCGCCGCAGGCTGACGGAGACGAAGAGACATGCGGAAGAGTTGTTTTTGCGTAACGTCTGGTGGCCGATGTTCGGCAATTTCGACCGGCTGCATGCGGAGTGGGAGGTGCCGGATTTTCGCCAAGGGTTTCGGTATTTGGATTTCGCCTACATGCTGCCTCCGCTGCGCATCGCGATCGAGATCGAGGGGTTCGGTCCCCATGCCAAGCATGCCGACAGGCGGAAGTTCGAGGACGATCACGTGCGGGCGGCGTACTTGCAAGCGGAAGGTTGGAAGGTGATGCGGTTCAGTTACGACACGGTAAACGAACGTCCCCAGCTATGCCGGCAAATCTTAACGCTGCTGATCGGGAAGTGGAGCGATATCGGGAAAGAGGATCGCCTCGCGCTGACGGAGCGGGAGAAGGCTGTCATTCGCCTGGCGGTCGGGCGACAGCATCCGATCACGCCGGGCGAGGTGAGCGAGAGCCTCGACATCTGCGTACATACGGCTCGTCGAAGGCTGCGGGAGCTGACGGCGAAAGGCGTGTTTCGCGTGGCAAGCGGGTCGTCCCGGGCCAGAGCGTATGCGTTGCGTTCCGAACATGAGCGGCTGTTCCGCGGCATGGAGAAATAG
- the ftsE gene encoding cell division ATP-binding protein FtsE: MIEMQDIYKTYPDGGQALRGVSVRVERNEFVYIVGPSGAGKSTFMKLIYREERPTKGTIFVNGFNLEKLKQRKIPFVRRNIGVIFQDFKLLPKMTAYENIAFAMEVIEAPSRVIKKRTQEVLELVRLKDKGNAYPNQLSGGEQQRVAIARAIVNNPTVIVADEPTGNLDPETSWGIMKLLEEINFRGATIIMATHNKDIVNTMRKRVIAIENGLIARDEQRGEYGYED, translated from the coding sequence TTGATCGAGATGCAGGATATCTATAAGACGTATCCGGACGGCGGGCAGGCGCTTCGTGGCGTGTCCGTTCGCGTCGAACGGAATGAATTCGTATATATCGTCGGGCCTTCGGGCGCCGGCAAATCTACGTTTATGAAATTGATCTACCGCGAAGAGCGGCCGACGAAGGGCACGATCTTCGTGAACGGATTTAACTTGGAGAAGTTAAAACAGCGCAAAATCCCGTTCGTACGGCGCAATATCGGCGTCATTTTCCAGGACTTCAAACTGTTGCCCAAGATGACCGCTTATGAAAACATCGCCTTCGCGATGGAGGTCATCGAAGCGCCGTCCCGCGTCATTAAGAAGCGGACGCAAGAGGTGCTCGAGCTCGTCAGACTGAAGGATAAGGGCAACGCGTATCCGAATCAGCTGTCGGGCGGCGAGCAGCAGCGCGTGGCGATCGCGCGCGCGATCGTGAACAACCCGACCGTCATCGTGGCGGACGAGCCGACCGGCAACCTCGACCCCGAGACGTCGTGGGGCATCATGAAGCTGCTCGAGGAGATTAACTTCCGCGGCGCGACGATCATCATGGCAACGCACAACAAGGACATCGTCAACACGATGCGCAAGCGCGTCATCGCGATCGAGAACGGACTCATCGCGCGCGACGAGCAAAGAGGGGAGTACGGTTATGAGGATTAG
- the argH gene encoding argininosuccinate lyase: protein MSKLWGGRFTKATDALVEEYTASIFFDKELYEEDIQGSIAHVTMLGKQGILPAEDVQTIIGGLGRVLEKLRRGEVEFKASEEDIHMTVEKHLIADIGPVGGKLHTGRSRNDQVATDMHLYLRKRVVEFVELLGALQEALIAQAKANVETILPGYTHLQRAQPISFGHHLLAYVAMFGRDAERLMDSYKRVDMLPLGAGALAGTTFPIDRHFVAEQLGFSRVYDNSLDAVSDRDFIVEFLSAASLLMTHMSRLCEELVLWSSTEFGFVELDDAFCTGSSIMPQKKNPDVAELVRGKTGRVYGNLVGLLTVLKSLPLAYNKDMQEDKEGMFDTVKHVGGALRLMAPMIATMQVRADRMRGAVDRDFSNATDIADYLVNKGIPFRQAHEIIGKLVLHCIERGIVLLELSLEEYKTFAPEFEGDIYDVLQPEHVVNARAVYGGTAFPQVREAIARAEASLAATQAWTAEYARLSGLAKE, encoded by the coding sequence ATGTCGAAGCTGTGGGGCGGCCGCTTTACGAAGGCGACGGACGCGTTGGTGGAGGAGTATACGGCGTCGATCTTTTTCGATAAAGAGCTGTACGAGGAAGACATTCAAGGCAGTATCGCGCATGTGACGATGCTGGGGAAACAGGGCATTCTGCCGGCCGAGGACGTGCAGACGATCATCGGCGGACTCGGGCGGGTGCTGGAGAAGCTGCGCCGCGGCGAAGTCGAGTTCAAGGCGTCGGAAGAAGACATTCATATGACGGTCGAGAAGCATTTGATCGCGGACATCGGGCCGGTCGGGGGCAAGCTGCATACGGGACGTAGCCGGAACGACCAGGTCGCGACGGACATGCATTTGTATTTGCGCAAGCGGGTCGTCGAGTTCGTCGAGCTGCTCGGCGCGCTGCAGGAGGCTTTGATCGCGCAGGCGAAGGCGAACGTGGAGACGATTTTGCCGGGCTACACGCATCTGCAGCGGGCGCAGCCGATTTCGTTCGGCCATCATCTGCTGGCCTATGTCGCGATGTTCGGCCGCGACGCGGAGCGCTTGATGGATTCGTACAAGCGCGTGGACATGCTGCCGCTCGGCGCGGGCGCTTTGGCCGGGACGACGTTCCCGATCGATCGTCATTTCGTCGCCGAGCAGCTCGGCTTCTCGCGGGTGTACGATAATTCGCTCGACGCCGTCAGCGACCGCGACTTCATCGTCGAGTTCTTGTCGGCGGCTTCGCTGCTCATGACGCATATGTCGCGGCTGTGCGAGGAGCTCGTCCTCTGGTCGAGCACGGAATTCGGCTTCGTCGAGCTCGACGACGCGTTCTGCACGGGCAGCTCGATTATGCCGCAGAAGAAAAATCCGGACGTCGCGGAGCTCGTCCGCGGTAAGACGGGCCGCGTCTACGGCAATCTGGTGGGCTTGCTCACCGTGCTGAAGTCGCTGCCGCTCGCGTATAACAAGGACATGCAGGAAGACAAGGAAGGCATGTTCGACACGGTGAAGCACGTCGGCGGCGCGCTGCGGCTCATGGCGCCGATGATCGCGACGATGCAAGTGCGCGCGGACCGGATGCGCGGCGCGGTCGATCGGGATTTCTCGAATGCGACGGACATCGCGGATTACCTGGTGAACAAGGGAATACCGTTCCGCCAGGCGCATGAGATCATCGGCAAGCTCGTGCTGCATTGCATCGAGCGCGGCATCGTGCTGCTCGAGCTGTCGCTGGAGGAGTATAAGACGTTCGCCCCCGAGTTCGAGGGCGACATCTATGACGTGCTTCAGCCGGAGCACGTGGTGAATGCGCGCGCCGTGTACGGCGGCACGGCGTTCCCGCAGGTGCGCGAGGCGATCGCGCGGGCGGAAGCGTCGCTGGCGGCCACGCAGGCGTGGACGGCGGAGTATGCGCGGTTGTCGGGTTTGGCGAAAGAGTAG
- a CDS encoding PDZ domain-containing protein → MDVLNEWLRAFGTLWTSPFYYLALLFVALHARKQTVIERKLFSVKLHSWWSEWWRMLIWGAAVGASVSVVFLFLGAKLSVPALLLLWVLAVLLSFARVRYFCFAYAAGVLGLLQAAVGGIDAATLPPTAATLVFEVQSVHLPSVLTLVGVLHLAEAALVYKMAGRLATPLFFEGKRGKTVGGYQLQGFWPVPLLLLTPMAAGAGIEGALPWPTVFGGDLGSAGWGALAFPVLVGFHSLSLTRLPQSKARMSAFRLGAYGLAVTALGIVVYFVPTWWAAVAAALLCFGLHELIVALDRRGEALASPYFVHDARGLKVLAVVPGSPAAELGIEPGHVLRKVNGIPVHDRAELHAAMRMNAAFMKLEVLNHAGESRFMQRAVYANEHHQLGIVLCPDEHALYVVEFEEGGLFSFLKSRRSSSGGMAGNGGGGERLALPAPSSPSSETTLRM, encoded by the coding sequence ATGGATGTGTTGAATGAATGGCTGCGGGCGTTCGGAACACTGTGGACGTCGCCGTTTTATTATTTGGCGCTGCTTTTTGTCGCATTGCACGCGAGGAAGCAGACCGTTATCGAGAGAAAACTGTTCTCCGTGAAGCTGCACTCTTGGTGGAGCGAGTGGTGGAGGATGCTGATATGGGGCGCGGCGGTCGGCGCAAGCGTGTCCGTCGTCTTCCTATTCCTGGGCGCTAAGCTCTCCGTCCCCGCCTTGCTCCTGTTGTGGGTGCTGGCGGTGCTGCTGTCCTTCGCGCGGGTGAGGTACTTCTGCTTCGCTTATGCCGCCGGAGTGCTCGGCTTGCTGCAGGCGGCCGTAGGCGGGATCGACGCCGCGACGCTGCCTCCGACCGCCGCCACGCTCGTATTCGAGGTGCAATCGGTGCATCTGCCGTCCGTGCTGACGCTCGTCGGCGTGCTCCATCTGGCCGAAGCGGCGCTCGTGTACAAGATGGCCGGCCGCCTGGCGACGCCGCTCTTCTTCGAGGGCAAGCGCGGCAAGACGGTCGGCGGCTATCAGCTGCAAGGCTTCTGGCCGGTGCCGCTGCTGCTGCTGACGCCGATGGCCGCGGGCGCAGGCATCGAAGGCGCGCTGCCTTGGCCGACGGTGTTCGGGGGCGACTTGGGTTCGGCCGGTTGGGGGGCGCTCGCCTTCCCGGTGTTGGTAGGATTCCACTCGCTCTCGCTTACGCGCCTGCCGCAGAGCAAAGCGCGCATGAGCGCCTTCCGGCTCGGGGCATACGGTCTTGCGGTAACGGCGCTCGGCATTGTCGTGTACTTCGTACCGACGTGGTGGGCGGCGGTGGCCGCGGCGCTTCTATGCTTCGGGCTGCACGAGCTGATCGTCGCGCTCGATCGACGGGGCGAGGCGCTCGCCAGTCCGTATTTCGTGCATGACGCGCGCGGGCTGAAGGTGCTGGCGGTCGTCCCGGGCTCGCCGGCGGCGGAGCTCGGCATCGAGCCGGGCCATGTGCTTCGCAAAGTGAACGGCATCCCGGTTCACGATCGAGCCGAGCTGCATGCGGCCATGCGGATGAACGCGGCGTTCATGAAGCTCGAGGTGCTGAATCATGCCGGAGAGAGCCGATTCATGCAGCGCGCGGTGTATGCCAACGAGCATCACCAGCTCGGGATCGTCTTGTGCCCGGACGAGCATGCGTTGTACGTCGTCGAATTCGAGGAAGGCGGGCTGTTTTCCTTCTTGAAGTCGCGCCGCTCGTCTTCCGGCGGGATGGCCGGGAACGGTGGGGGAGGCGAGCGATTGGCGCTGCCTGCGCCGTCGTCGCCGTCGTCGGAGACGACGCTGCGGATGTAA
- a CDS encoding S41 family peptidase codes for MMFKGRTVLAFVLLAVFASSIVTLTVAGPLDHRVVASLSQAITVSEEGSPEEREGGLSEDELSKLSAVYKLLEQRYVEAVDRDALTEGALDGLVQALEDPYSEYLNAEEVASFSEHINSTFTGIGAEVALQDGKIVVVSPIKNSPAERAGLMAGDVILSVNGESLQGLDLTKAVEKIRGPKGTQAKLQIQRKDSASVMDIIVVRDDISLETVEGSMLEDGIGLIGIRQFAVNTGERFAEELKKLEDQGMKGLVIDVRNNPGGVVQAVQSIAEAFVPEGKTIMHLEYRDGKREKTTSKGKGKNYPIVVLINEGSASASEILGAAIQESAGGKLVGQTTFGKGLVQSTVKLNDGSGVKLTIAKWLTPDGDTIHETGIKPDIVVEQPKLFEAVAIPKDKELTFDMAGDEVKNVQLILDGLGFSPGRTDGYFSESTKAAVVAFQKDNDLPENGTVDEATALKLEERVIQRYLDPANDEQMHAALVQIQKMLKK; via the coding sequence ATGATGTTCAAAGGCCGTACGGTGCTTGCGTTCGTGCTGCTGGCGGTATTCGCCAGCAGCATTGTTACGCTTACGGTCGCGGGACCGTTGGATCACAGGGTCGTCGCCAGCTTGTCGCAGGCGATTACGGTGTCCGAGGAGGGCAGTCCGGAGGAGCGGGAAGGCGGCCTCAGCGAAGATGAGTTGTCGAAGCTGTCGGCCGTGTATAAGCTGCTCGAGCAGCGGTACGTCGAGGCGGTCGACCGCGACGCGCTGACGGAGGGCGCCTTGGACGGCTTGGTACAGGCGCTGGAGGATCCTTACTCGGAGTATTTGAACGCCGAGGAGGTTGCTTCCTTTTCCGAGCACATCAATTCCACGTTCACAGGCATCGGCGCCGAGGTGGCGCTGCAGGACGGGAAGATCGTCGTCGTGTCGCCGATTAAGAATTCTCCCGCGGAGCGCGCGGGGCTGATGGCGGGAGACGTCATCCTGTCCGTGAACGGCGAGTCGCTGCAGGGGCTGGACCTGACGAAGGCGGTCGAGAAAATTCGCGGTCCGAAGGGCACGCAGGCGAAGCTGCAGATTCAGCGGAAAGATTCCGCGTCGGTCATGGACATCATCGTCGTCCGAGACGATATCAGTCTGGAGACGGTGGAAGGCTCCATGCTGGAAGACGGCATCGGGCTGATCGGCATCCGCCAGTTCGCGGTGAACACGGGCGAGCGGTTCGCGGAGGAGCTGAAGAAGCTCGAGGACCAAGGGATGAAGGGTCTCGTCATCGACGTGCGCAACAATCCGGGCGGCGTCGTGCAAGCGGTGCAGTCGATCGCCGAAGCGTTCGTGCCGGAAGGCAAGACGATCATGCATCTCGAATACCGCGACGGGAAGCGCGAGAAGACGACGTCGAAGGGCAAAGGGAAGAACTACCCGATCGTCGTTCTGATCAACGAAGGCTCCGCGAGCGCGTCGGAAATTCTCGGCGCCGCCATTCAGGAGTCCGCGGGCGGCAAGCTCGTCGGGCAGACGACGTTCGGCAAGGGTCTGGTGCAGAGCACCGTGAAGCTGAACGACGGCAGCGGCGTGAAGCTGACGATCGCGAAGTGGCTGACGCCGGACGGCGACACGATTCACGAGACGGGCATCAAACCGGACATCGTCGTCGAGCAGCCGAAGCTGTTCGAGGCGGTCGCCATTCCGAAGGATAAGGAATTGACGTTCGATATGGCCGGCGACGAAGTGAAGAACGTGCAGTTGATTTTGGACGGACTCGGCTTCTCGCCGGGGCGGACCGACGGTTACTTCAGCGAGTCGACGAAGGCGGCGGTGGTCGCGTTCCAGAAGGACAACGACCTTCCGGAAAATGGAACCGTCGACGAAGCGACGGCGCTGAAGCTGGAAGAGCGGGTTATCCAGCGGTACTTGGACCCGGCGAACGACGAGCAGATGCATGCGGCGTTGGTACAAATCCAGAAGATGTTAAAGAAGTAG
- the ftsX gene encoding permease-like cell division protein FtsX → MRISTIRRHFREGFRSIWRNGWMSFASISAIAISLFILGVFMVLAMNINKLTEDIENEVEIRVYLDVSVDRGRVPEIQNAIGKIEGVKRIEFVSKEDGLEFLKERLGEEGRELLEGQEGDNNPLPDSFTVEVYEPRTIDLVAQRILALNAGKDPAPIWELNYGADTVRTLFQVTDIVRNVGLVLVAGLALMSMFLISNTIKITIVARRREIAIMKLVGATNGFIRWPFFIEGALLGVVGSVIPAVIIFVGYGQLVASTEMELGLLQIALLPLGEVAQVTFGLLIGLGFVIGVWGSTLSVRKFLKV, encoded by the coding sequence ATGAGGATTAGCACCATCCGCCGCCACTTCCGCGAAGGCTTCCGAAGCATCTGGCGCAACGGGTGGATGTCGTTCGCGTCCATCAGCGCCATTGCCATATCACTTTTCATACTAGGCGTGTTTATGGTTCTCGCCATGAACATCAACAAGCTTACGGAGGATATCGAAAACGAAGTCGAAATCCGCGTCTACCTCGATGTCAGCGTCGACCGCGGCCGGGTGCCGGAGATCCAGAACGCGATCGGCAAAATCGAAGGCGTAAAGCGGATCGAGTTCGTCTCCAAGGAGGACGGGCTGGAGTTCCTGAAGGAACGCCTCGGCGAAGAAGGCCGAGAGCTGCTCGAAGGCCAGGAGGGCGACAACAATCCGCTGCCCGATTCGTTTACGGTAGAGGTGTACGAGCCCCGGACGATCGATCTCGTGGCGCAGCGCATCCTGGCGCTGAACGCGGGCAAGGATCCGGCGCCGATCTGGGAGCTGAACTACGGAGCCGACACGGTCCGGACGTTGTTCCAAGTGACCGACATCGTGCGCAACGTCGGCTTGGTGCTCGTCGCAGGTCTCGCGCTTATGTCGATGTTCCTCATCTCCAATACCATTAAGATCACGATCGTCGCTCGCCGCCGCGAGATCGCCATCATGAAGCTCGTCGGCGCGACGAACGGGTTCATTCGCTGGCCGTTTTTCATCGAAGGCGCGCTGCTCGGCGTGGTCGGATCGGTCATCCCGGCGGTCATCATTTTCGTCGGTTACGGCCAGCTCGTCGCTTCCACGGAGATGGAGCTCGGCTTGCTCCAGATCGCGCTTCTGCCGCTCGGCGAAGTGGCGCAAGTGACGTTCGGCTTATTAATCGGATTAGGCTTTGTGATCGGCGTGTGGGGAAGCACGCTGTCGGTACGTAAATTCTTGAAAGTGTAA
- a CDS encoding DUF4188 domain-containing protein: MAEVQAGRYTAAHEGGLVVFVIGMRINSWWAVHRWLPVALAMGPMIAELYRNKELGFLDMQSGITTRGPVLIQYWRSYEHLERYARHGAKHLKAWKDFNRKAASSKHVGIYHETYLVDEGKHESVYVNMPKHGLGRASGIVPATGRRETARRRLGGENEPAVAE; this comes from the coding sequence ATGGCGGAAGTGCAAGCGGGAAGATATACCGCGGCGCATGAGGGCGGGTTGGTCGTCTTCGTGATCGGCATGCGGATCAACAGCTGGTGGGCGGTGCATCGGTGGCTGCCGGTCGCGTTGGCGATGGGGCCGATGATCGCGGAGCTGTATCGGAACAAGGAACTGGGCTTCTTGGATATGCAGTCCGGAATTACGACTAGAGGGCCGGTGCTGATTCAGTACTGGCGTTCTTACGAGCATCTGGAGCGCTACGCGCGGCACGGAGCGAAGCATCTGAAAGCGTGGAAGGACTTCAATCGGAAGGCGGCGTCGTCTAAGCACGTAGGCATCTACCACGAGACGTATCTCGTGGACGAAGGAAAGCACGAATCCGTATACGTCAATATGCCGAAACACGGCCTCGGGCGCGCCTCCGGCATCGTTCCGGCGACGGGCCGTCGCGAAACCGCGCGCCGCCGCCTCGGCGGGGAGAACGAGCCTGCCGTTGCGGAGTGA
- a CDS encoding TetR/AcrR family transcriptional regulator: MNAGTSMPLPLPLREIKKARAKIALYEASLDLIGSASFRAVKLEDICAKAEVSKVTFFKFFPQKEDVLVYFMCVWLLERRLEIEEAGLTGEGAIRHVVGRVADGARTRPGLMLSLIGFLAESQMHPCMPVLSDAELHLLFPGREERARSMSVNLFALFHQWIEEAKAAGECVRAEPTPVLTQWMITVFYGAYLTAHMCRQDIMETYDLHLSTIFRTKE, from the coding sequence ATGAACGCCGGGACATCGATGCCGTTGCCGTTGCCGTTGCGGGAGATCAAGAAGGCCCGCGCGAAAATCGCATTGTACGAGGCGAGCCTCGATCTGATCGGGAGCGCGTCGTTCCGGGCGGTAAAGCTGGAGGACATCTGCGCGAAGGCGGAAGTGTCGAAGGTGACGTTCTTTAAGTTTTTCCCGCAGAAGGAAGACGTGTTGGTGTACTTTATGTGCGTCTGGCTGCTGGAACGGCGGCTGGAGATCGAGGAAGCCGGGCTGACCGGCGAAGGGGCGATCCGGCATGTGGTCGGCCGCGTGGCCGACGGGGCGCGGACGCGTCCGGGGTTGATGCTTAGTCTCATCGGCTTCCTCGCGGAGTCGCAGATGCATCCATGCATGCCGGTGTTGTCCGATGCGGAGCTTCATCTGCTGTTCCCGGGACGGGAGGAGCGGGCGAGGTCGATGTCCGTCAACCTGTTCGCCTTGTTCCATCAATGGATCGAAGAGGCGAAAGCGGCGGGCGAGTGCGTTCGCGCCGAGCCGACTCCGGTACTGACGCAATGGATGATTACCGTATTTTACGGCGCATATCTCACGGCGCATATGTGCCGGCAGGACATTATGGAGACGTACGACCTTCATTTGTCGACGATATTTCGGACGAAGGAGTGA
- a CDS encoding 2TM domain-containing protein, with the protein MHSYGERRSSRARMENEFYKHALVFGMVNTGLAVYNVVTTPGDIWFVYPLFGWGIGLVSHGAKVIFAPKDVR; encoded by the coding sequence ATGCACTCGTATGGGGAACGCCGCAGCAGCAGAGCTCGAATGGAAAACGAGTTCTACAAGCATGCCTTGGTTTTCGGCATGGTCAACACGGGCCTCGCTGTTTATAACGTAGTGACGACGCCAGGAGACATCTGGTTCGTGTATCCGCTGTTCGGGTGGGGGATCGGATTGGTGTCTCATGGGGCGAAGGTCATCTTCGCGCCGAAGGATGTCCGATGA
- a CDS encoding murein hydrolase activator EnvC family protein: protein MLKRFLLPTMLAVSLAVASVGAYPQVGVAASSELDKVNAQLKKLKEQMKSAEASQKQAEKEIERIRGFQEAGKSELARLENEIAVTSKKIESINEQMYEVEESLNMTVEELVKAEERVVTRDGLLKSRLRLLYMNGVVSYLDVLLSSTSFVDFLDRIDALQSIVSQDKEILELNIQDKQTVERKKAEVENQLEYVEQLFAETESLKAELLAKKEKKEVAIASLQEEEHELLEMTEDQEKELMAYADEQAKLVKKQKELQSAQKKAQQKKVVKYTGGQLTWPVPDSQRVTSPFATRIHPITGKKHTHTGMDIGAPGGTTIVAAASGEVVLAQWYGGYGNCIIIEHKDGFRTLYGHIRNGGIKVKVGDTVDAGQKIAEVGSTGSSTGNHLHFGVYVDNVAVDPDPYLR, encoded by the coding sequence ATGTTGAAACGGTTCCTGTTACCGACGATGTTGGCCGTCAGCTTGGCGGTCGCCTCGGTCGGCGCGTATCCGCAGGTCGGCGTGGCAGCAAGCTCCGAACTAGATAAAGTAAACGCCCAGTTGAAGAAGCTGAAAGAGCAGATGAAGTCGGCGGAAGCGTCGCAGAAGCAGGCGGAGAAGGAGATCGAACGCATCCGCGGGTTCCAAGAAGCCGGGAAGTCGGAGCTCGCCCGCCTGGAGAACGAGATCGCCGTCACGAGCAAGAAGATCGAATCGATCAACGAGCAGATGTACGAGGTCGAAGAAAGCCTGAATATGACGGTCGAAGAGCTCGTCAAAGCCGAGGAGCGCGTCGTGACGCGCGACGGGCTGCTGAAGTCGAGGCTTCGTCTGCTGTACATGAACGGCGTCGTAAGCTATCTGGACGTGTTGCTGAGCTCCACGAGCTTCGTAGACTTCCTGGACCGGATCGATGCCCTTCAGTCGATCGTGTCGCAAGATAAGGAAATTCTCGAGCTGAACATCCAGGACAAGCAAACCGTCGAGCGGAAGAAGGCCGAAGTCGAAAACCAGCTGGAATACGTAGAGCAGCTTTTCGCGGAGACGGAGTCCCTTAAGGCCGAACTGCTGGCGAAGAAGGAAAAGAAAGAAGTCGCCATCGCGTCCTTGCAGGAAGAAGAACACGAGCTTCTCGAGATGACCGAAGATCAAGAGAAGGAATTGATGGCGTACGCGGACGAGCAAGCCAAGCTCGTGAAGAAGCAGAAGGAACTGCAAAGCGCACAAAAGAAAGCCCAGCAAAAGAAAGTCGTAAAATATACGGGCGGTCAGCTGACATGGCCGGTACCGGACAGCCAGCGGGTCACGTCCCCGTTCGCGACGCGGATTCATCCGATCACGGGCAAGAAGCATACGCACACCGGCATGGATATCGGCGCGCCGGGCGGCACGACGATCGTCGCGGCCGCGTCGGGCGAGGTCGTGCTCGCGCAATGGTACGGCGGCTACGGCAACTGCATCATCATCGAGCACAAAGACGGGTTCCGTACGTTGTACGGCCATATCCGCAACGGCGGCATCAAGGTGAAAGTCGGGGACACGGTCGACGCCGGCCAGAAGATCGCGGAAGTCGGTTCCACGGGCAGCTCGACGGGTAACCACCTTCACTTCGGCGTCTACGTGGACAACGTCGCCGTCGATCCGGATCCGTATTTGAGATAA
- a CDS encoding VanW family protein, with product MKPWVLRTMIVGVGIGLALTAGTALYGMQRTLPSGMTLSGWSVGGWEGEAFRAGLEERVAAIAGKDVSMTAKLPKGGGAVTRSVKLGELGLRTNAAAIAAETERLFEGPFWERVMLRWQWRGRELTLELGFEEAALAAAAKKRWPELYAAQPVDAKRTIVAGDRIVYTPEVTAPRIDEAKLPATALAALGGGTPGGEAASPGSGGLMPFPEALKPDGRLLSAEPLGFAMPIVQLQPKVTVASLKAQGIERVIASYTTSFATSKAGRKYNVSKTAAVVHDRLMAPGDVFDYAKIIKETEEKFGFREAPVILNGKMVPGIGGGICQVSTTLYNAVLRAGLEIVERRNHSLPVSYAPLGQDATFASGYINFKFRNSTDKYILIRTSSEGGRLTVKLFGSLDAGVTYEIKSVTLQEIDPPTKYVKNASLPKGSVKLLQRGKPGYVVETYRYKKVNGKIVDKERISKDTYKAQPSLYASNAGGTSSDDRKHDAKSEHIVEDGVFAPVFDEPGEEI from the coding sequence ATGAAACCATGGGTCCTCCGCACGATGATCGTCGGCGTCGGCATCGGCCTCGCGCTGACCGCGGGAACCGCGTTATACGGAATGCAGCGAACGCTGCCGTCGGGCATGACCTTATCCGGATGGAGCGTCGGAGGATGGGAGGGAGAGGCGTTCCGCGCCGGCCTGGAAGAGCGGGTCGCGGCGATCGCGGGCAAGGACGTCTCGATGACGGCCAAGCTGCCGAAAGGCGGCGGCGCGGTTACGCGGTCGGTCAAGCTCGGAGAGCTTGGGCTGCGCACGAACGCGGCGGCGATCGCGGCCGAGACGGAGCGGCTGTTCGAGGGGCCGTTCTGGGAGCGGGTGATGCTGCGGTGGCAGTGGCGCGGGCGGGAGCTGACGCTGGAGCTCGGGTTTGAGGAGGCCGCGCTGGCGGCGGCCGCGAAGAAGCGCTGGCCGGAGCTGTACGCGGCGCAGCCGGTCGACGCGAAGCGAACGATCGTGGCGGGCGATCGGATCGTCTACACGCCGGAAGTGACGGCGCCGCGAATCGACGAAGCGAAGCTTCCGGCGACGGCGCTGGCGGCGTTGGGCGGCGGGACGCCCGGGGGGGAAGCGGCTTCGCCGGGTTCAGGCGGCCTGATGCCGTTCCCCGAGGCGTTGAAGCCGGACGGGCGGCTGCTGTCCGCGGAGCCGCTGGGATTCGCGATGCCTATTGTTCAGCTGCAGCCGAAGGTGACCGTCGCGTCGCTGAAGGCGCAGGGCATCGAACGCGTCATCGCGTCGTACACGACCTCGTTCGCGACGTCGAAGGCCGGGCGCAAATACAACGTGTCCAAGACGGCCGCCGTCGTCCACGACCGGCTTATGGCGCCGGGCGACGTTTTCGATTACGCGAAGATCATTAAAGAAACCGAAGAGAAGTTCGGCTTTCGGGAGGCGCCCGTCATTCTGAACGGGAAGATGGTGCCCGGCATCGGCGGCGGCATCTGCCAGGTGTCGACGACGCTCTATAACGCCGTGCTTCGCGCCGGTCTCGAGATCGTCGAGCGGCGCAACCATTCGCTGCCGGTCAGCTACGCGCCGCTCGGGCAGGACGCTACGTTCGCCAGCGGGTACATCAACTTCAAGTTTCGCAACTCGACCGACAAATATATCCTCATCCGCACGAGCTCGGAGGGCGGTCGATTGACGGTGAAGCTGTTCGGCTCCTTGGACGCCGGCGTCACGTACGAAATTAAGTCGGTGACGCTGCAGGAGATCGATCCGCCGACGAAATACGTAAAGAACGCATCGCTGCCCAAGGGCTCCGTCAAGCTGCTGCAGCGCGGCAAGCCGGGTTACGTCGTTGAGACGTACCGATATAAGAAGGTGAACGGCAAGATCGTCGACAAGGAGCGCATCTCGAAGGATACCTATAAAGCGCAGCCGTCCTTGTACGCCTCCAACGCGGGCGGGACTTCCTCGGACGACCGCAAGCACGATGCCAAGAGCGAGCATATCGTCGAGGACGGCGTGTTCGCCCCGGTGTTCGACGAGCCCGGGGAGGAGATTTAG